Proteins from one Mercurialis annua linkage group LG7, ddMerAnnu1.2, whole genome shotgun sequence genomic window:
- the LOC126657414 gene encoding uncharacterized protein LOC126657414: MEEKRVEEELRNSLLISERLRLAVQEADSFKQECTSIGNYAAVLSDKLRSLLRFTGSSQSFYDRPVRRTVSDVVKNFDRALTLVKKCKRRSVLRRVVTIISSADFKKVQSVLEASVGDVKWLESILGFGGGDDGGGDFGIDLTLPPIASNDPILAWVWSSIASIHMRNLNDKIEAANQLAQLAKDNDRNKQIIVEEGGVAAVLKLLKEKNSVESQVAAGTALLYLANDEDRVRAIVDEQGVSLIVKVLADSPMMVQSLMASLVARMAEHDSVAQDDFARENVIRPLVTLLSFEKFSDEQLVQMGKHSISIHSIVQINKEMDRFSVNGSKSNHSFKPYVNSYSSVHSDSGSSRGGSVNNNNNRRERENERPEVKLKLKISCAEALWMLAKGSVANSKRITETKGLLCLAKLVEKEEGELQYNCLMTIKEITSAAESNADLRRAAFKTNSPAAKAVIDQLLRVIKESDSPTLEMPAIKAIGSLARIFPARETWVIGPLVDKLSSGSQEVATEAAIALGKFACEDNFLREAHSKAIVEFNGIPRLMKLLKGNERAQLYGLILLCYLVLHAGNNQALEQARVLNALEGVDRTVIAQHTELRELVFKAIRHINLYHTSSHSQLLSYVP, translated from the coding sequence ATGGAGGAGAAACGAGTCGAAGAAGAACTCAGAAACTCTTTATTAATCTCAGAACGACTCCGTTTAGCCGTCCAAGAAGCCGATTCCTTCAAACAAGAGTGCACAAGCATCGGAAACTACGCCGCCGTACTCTCCGACAAGCTCCGTTCACTACTCCGTTTCACCGGCTCTTCCCAATCTTTCTACGACCGTCCAGTTCGCCGTACAGTTTCCGACGTCGTCAAGAATTTTGATCGCGCGCTAACGCTCGTCAAGAAATGTAAACGACGGAGCGTTCTCCGCCGTGTCGTTACGATTATTAGCTCGGCGGATTTCAAGAAAGTTCAGAGTGTTCTAGAAGCTTCCGTTGGTGATGTTAAATGGCTCGAAAGTATTTTAGGGTTTGGAGGTGGCGACGACGGCGGTGGAGATTTTGGTATTGATTTAACGTTGCCGCCGATTGCTAGTAATGATCCGATTCTGGCTTGGGTTTGGTCTTCTATAGCTTCGATTCATATGCGTAATTTGAATGATAAAATTGAAGCCGCTAATCAGCTAGCGCAGCTGGCTAAAGACAATGATCGGAATAAACAAATAATTGTCGAAGAAGGCGGGGTTGCGGCGGTTTTAAAGCTGTTAAAGGAGAAAAACTCGGTAGAATCGCAGGTTGCGGCCGGGACGGCGCTGCTTTATTTGGCTAATGATGAGGACAGAGTTAGAGCCATTGTTGATGAGCAAGGGGTTTCTTTAATTGTTAAAGTTTTGGCCGATTCGCCTATGATGGTGCAGAGTTTAATGGCGAGTTTAGTTGCACGGATGGCGGAACATGACTCAGTTGCACAGGATGATTTTGCTCGAGAGAATGTGATCAGACCGCTTGTTACTCTGTTGTCGTTCGAGAAATTCTCCGATGAACAATTGGTTCAGATGGGTAAGCATAGTATTAGTATTCATTCTATTGTTCAGATTAATAAAGAAATGGATAGATTTTCGGTTAATGGTTCGAAGAGTAATCATAGCTTTAAACCGTATGTGAATTCGTATTCGAGTGTTCATTCTGATAGCGGTAGTAGTAGAGGTGGTAgtgttaataataataataataggagGGAAAGAGAGAATGAGAGACCGGAAGTTAAGCTTAAACTGAAAATTAGTTGTGCTGAGGCTTTGTGGATGCTTGCGAAAGGAAGTGTGGCGAATAGTAAGCGGATAACGGAGACTAAAGGGTTACTCTGTTTGGCGAAATTGGTCGAAAAGGAAGAAGGAGAGTTGCAATATAATTGTTTGATGACTATAAAGGAGATAACTTCCGCGGCTGAGTCCAATGCGGATCTTAGACGTGCAGCCTTCAAGACGAATTCGCCTGCTGCGAAGGCGGTTATTGATCAGCTCTTGAGAGTGATTAAAGAGTCCGATAGTCCGACATTGGAAATGCCTGCTATAAAAGCAATTGGTTCATTGGCTAGGATTTTTCCGGCCCGAGAGACTTGGGTCATTGGTCCATTAGTGGACAAGCTTAGTAGCGGAAGTCAAGAAGTGGCGACTGAAGCTGCCATTGCGCTGGGAAAATTTGCATGTGAGGATAATTTTCTACGCGAAGCACATTCCAAGGCTATAGTCGAGTTCAATGGCATACCGCGGTTAATGAAATTACTGAAAGGAAACGAGCGGGCACAGTTGTACGGATTGATTCTTTTATGTTACCTGGTATTACACGCCGGAAACAATCAGGCGTTGGAGCAAGCTAGGGTTTTGAATGCCCTCGAGGGGGTAGACCGGACAGTGATCGCACAACATACTGAGTTGAGAGAATTGGTGTTCAAGGCAATACGACATATCAATCTGTACCACACCAGCAGTCATTCTCAATTGTTGTCTTATGTTCCTTGA
- the LOC126654481 gene encoding F-box protein At1g70590 isoform X2 → MKQKTWPNRSDGSRFKSLPLPYTKSNKQYTRTVLISPSSSPSSTTNGRDFSMLPFDILTKIAASFTLPNLHTASLVCKSWRDGLRPLREAMLFLKWGKKFKHGRGGVKPNLQKALDSFLKGAALGSSLAMVDAGLVYWELGFHDKAIEFYLKAACLGDSAAQCNLGISYLQSEPPKPMEAIKWLIQASNAGHVRAQYQLALCLHQGRGAEQNLREAAKWYLKAAAGGYVRAMYNVALCYSVGEGLAQSHPQARKWMKRAADHGHNKAQFEHGLGLFSEGEMMKAVVYLELASRSGETAATHVKNVILQQLSSTSRDRVMVIADNWRALPSTR, encoded by the exons ATGAAGCAAAAAACATGGCCAAATCGATCAGACGGTTCAAGATTCAAGTCACTTCCATTACCATACACCAAATCCAATAAACAATACACACGAACGGTCCTGATTTCTCCATCATCATCCCCATCATCAACAACCAACGGTCGTGATTTCTCCATGCTTCCATTCGACATACTAACAAAAATAGCAGCATCATTCACTCTACCGAATCTGCACACGGCGTCATTAGTTTGCAAGTCATGGAGAGACGGGCTAAGGCCATTAAGAGAAGctatgttgtttttgaaatggGGGAAAAAATTTAAGCATGGGAGAGGCGGAGTTAAACCTAATTTGCAGAAGGCGCTTGATTCTTTTTTAAAAGGGGCGGCTTTAGGGTCTAGTTTAGCTATGGTGGATGCGGGTCTGGTTTATTGGGAACTGGGTTTTCATGATAAGGCTATTGAATTTTATCTTAAAGCTGCTTGCCTTGGTGATTCTGCTGCTCAGTGTAATTTGGGGATTTCTTACTTGCAGT CTGAACCTCCAAAACCAATGGAAGCTATAAAGTGGTTAATACAAGCTTCTAATGCTGGGCATGTTCGAGCTCAGTACCAACTTGCACTTTGTTTGCATCAAGGTCGTGGTGCGGAACAGAATCTACGAGAGGCT GCCAAATGGTACCTGAAAGCTGCTGCTGGCGGGTATGTGCGTGCAATGTACAATGTTGCACTTTGTTATTCAGTTGGCGAAGGTTTGGCCCAGAGTCATCCGCAAGCAAGGAAATGGATGAAACGAGCTGCCGATCATGGCCACAACAAAGCGCAGTTTGAACATGGGCTTGGCCTTTTTTCG GAAGGAGAGATGATGAAAGCCGTAGTTTACCTTGAACTTGCCTCTCGTTCTGGAGAAACAGCTGCGACTCATGTCAAGAATGTAATTCTTCAACAATTGTCTTCTACTTCACGTGATCGTGTTATGGTCATTGCTGACAACTGGCGTGCCTTGCCTTCAACTCGGTGA
- the LOC126654481 gene encoding F-box protein At1g70590 isoform X1, with translation MKQKTWPNRSDGSRFKSLPLPYTKSNKQYTRTVLISPSSSPSSTTNGRDFSMLPFDILTKIAASFTLPNLHTASLVCKSWRDGLRPLREAMLFLKWGKKFKHGRGGVKPNLQKALDSFLKGAALGSSLAMVDAGLVYWELGFHDKAIEFYLKAACLGDSAAQCNLGISYLQSEPPKPMEAIKWLIQASNAGHVRAQYQLALCLHQGRGAEQNLREAAKWYLKAAAGGYVRAMYNVALCYSVGEGLAQSHPQARKWMKRAADHGHNKAQFEHGLGLFSSNFGQEGEMMKAVVYLELASRSGETAATHVKNVILQQLSSTSRDRVMVIADNWRALPSTR, from the exons ATGAAGCAAAAAACATGGCCAAATCGATCAGACGGTTCAAGATTCAAGTCACTTCCATTACCATACACCAAATCCAATAAACAATACACACGAACGGTCCTGATTTCTCCATCATCATCCCCATCATCAACAACCAACGGTCGTGATTTCTCCATGCTTCCATTCGACATACTAACAAAAATAGCAGCATCATTCACTCTACCGAATCTGCACACGGCGTCATTAGTTTGCAAGTCATGGAGAGACGGGCTAAGGCCATTAAGAGAAGctatgttgtttttgaaatggGGGAAAAAATTTAAGCATGGGAGAGGCGGAGTTAAACCTAATTTGCAGAAGGCGCTTGATTCTTTTTTAAAAGGGGCGGCTTTAGGGTCTAGTTTAGCTATGGTGGATGCGGGTCTGGTTTATTGGGAACTGGGTTTTCATGATAAGGCTATTGAATTTTATCTTAAAGCTGCTTGCCTTGGTGATTCTGCTGCTCAGTGTAATTTGGGGATTTCTTACTTGCAGT CTGAACCTCCAAAACCAATGGAAGCTATAAAGTGGTTAATACAAGCTTCTAATGCTGGGCATGTTCGAGCTCAGTACCAACTTGCACTTTGTTTGCATCAAGGTCGTGGTGCGGAACAGAATCTACGAGAGGCT GCCAAATGGTACCTGAAAGCTGCTGCTGGCGGGTATGTGCGTGCAATGTACAATGTTGCACTTTGTTATTCAGTTGGCGAAGGTTTGGCCCAGAGTCATCCGCAAGCAAGGAAATGGATGAAACGAGCTGCCGATCATGGCCACAACAAAGCGCAGTTTGAACATGGGCTTGGCCTTTTTTCG TCAAATTTTGGGCAGGAAGGAGAGATGATGAAAGCCGTAGTTTACCTTGAACTTGCCTCTCGTTCTGGAGAAACAGCTGCGACTCATGTCAAGAATGTAATTCTTCAACAATTGTCTTCTACTTCACGTGATCGTGTTATGGTCATTGCTGACAACTGGCGTGCCTTGCCTTCAACTCGGTGA
- the LOC126657300 gene encoding germin-like protein subfamily 1 member 13, whose protein sequence is MKITHFCAALVAIVASVSSFWFCLEDFYVSTYYLKNGVVLNGKFSKHPMATTPICGGTSSEIRLEVMLVKGDTIPGFNKLGISVARIDYAPSELNSPVAHPHSSGFLVVVQGSLYFGFIRTYPDHLLITKTLKVGDVFGFPVDLIHFHCHIGTSVGVVFGGWCSQNPDAAMTPSFGSDTPINEVRLDEVTVNFLLEHFWTNHND, encoded by the exons ATGAAAATTACTCATTTCTGTGCAGCTTTGGTGGCCATTGTAGCTTCAGTTTCCTCTTTTTGGTTTTGCCTTGAAGACTTTTATGTTTCAACCTATTATCTTAAAAATGGTG TGGTTTTGAATGGAAAGTTCTCCAAGCATCCAATGGCTACAACACCGATTTGTGGAGGCACATCGAGTGAAATCAGATTAGAAGTTATGCTTGTAAAAGGCGATACAATCCCGGGATTCAACAAGCTTGGCATCTCAGTGGCTCGCATTGATTATGCACCTTCCGAACTCAACTCCCCCGTCGCTCATCCTCATTCCTCTGGATTCCTAGTCGTCGTTCAAGGCTCACTCTACTTCGGATTCATCAGGACTTATCCTGATCATCTTCTAATCACAAAAACTTTAAAGGTGGGTGATGTTTTTGGGTTTCCAGTTGATCTGATTCACTTCCACTGTCACATTGGTACCAGTGTTGGTGTCGTGTTTGGTGGATGGTGCAGCCAAAATCCTGATGCCGCCATGACACCTAGCTTTGGCTCCGATACGCCGATCAACGAAGTCCGATTGGATGAGGTTACAGTCAACTTTCTTCTAGAGCACTTCTGGACCAACCACAACGATTAA
- the LOC126657501 gene encoding mitogen-activated protein kinase kinase 9-like, with product MTKSETCLRVCSKILKPNNIIKPKRRTNLSISLQEVLKVESKFLPISSNKYGGVAQEDLEELCVLGRGNYGVVYKVRHRSTSEIYALKVIQEDIMMKSVTSNSNPSQEIEILTGSDSPFLTKCYGVFDRKVGEKAIIMEYMEAGTVESLLKNHGPFPEYVLGHIAYQVLNGLSYLHARHIAHLDIKPANLLVNKDMKVKISDFGISKIVDKNADGDFLGSQGTYAYMSPERSDSGTFGLGFPFAGDVWSLGVSLLELCVGHFPFFSADQKPNTVEIVMKVCYGELDEFLPEEASEEFLSFLRCCLEKDPCKRWSSSQLLTHPFICMDKDPIPCNLLDSLI from the coding sequence ATGACTAAAAGTGAAACCTGTTTACGAGTTTGTTCAAAAATCctgaaaccaaataatattataaaaccTAAACGAAGAACAAACCTCAGTATCTCCCTTCAAGAAGTTCTCAAAGTTGAGTCCAAGTTCTTGCCGATATCTAGCAACAAATATGGTGGCGTGGCTCAAGAAGATTTGGAAGAATTATGTGTTCTTGGCCGTGGAAATTACGGCGTGGTTTACAAGGTACGACATCGTTCAACTTCAGAAATTTACGCATTGAAAGTCATTCAAGAAGATATCATGATGAAGTCTGTTACATCGAACTCTAATCCTTCACAAGAGATAGAAATCTTAACGGGTTCGGATTCGCCTTTTCTCACCAAATGCTACGGAGTTTTCGACCGTAAAGTCGGCGAAAAAGCGATTATAATGGAGTATATGGAAGCCGGAACGGTCGAATCCCTACTGAAAAACCATGGTCCTTTCCCGGAGTATGTGCTCGGCCATATCGCTTACCAGGTGCTGAACGGCCTTAGTTATCTCCATGCACGTCACATAGCCCATCTGGATATCAAGCCTGCAAATCTTCTGGTTAATAAAGATATGAAGGTCAAAATTAGTGACTTTGGGATCAGCAAAATTGTCGACAAGAATGCAGATGGTGACTTCCTTGGGAGCCAAGGAACGTATGCTTATATGAGTCCTGAGAGGTCAGATTCAGGGACCTTTGGGTTAGGGTTTCCGTTTGCGGGTGACGTATGGTCTTTAGGTGTGAGTCTGTTGGAGTTATGTGTAGGGCATTTTCCATTCTTCTCGGCTGATCAGAAACCTAATACGGTGGAGATTGTGATGAAGGTTTGTTATGGAGAGTTAGATGAATTCTTGCCGGAGGAAGCATCGGAAGAGTTTTTGAGTTTTCTCAGGTGTTGCTTGGAGAAAGATCCCTGTAAGAGATGGTCCTCTTCTCAGTTGCTGACTCATCCTTTCATTTGCATGGACAAAGATCCAATTCCTTGTAATTTGCTGGATTCACTTATTTGA
- the LOC126656155 gene encoding cyclin-dependent protein kinase inhibitor SMR6-like, producing the protein MGFSGKTQMDNGFDLDSKKWLLIAGIPLIIPLKPIFTKCAVTVVKKETENDDDDGCRSTTPTSEEARIPERPLCPPAPKKRKATLKCNYSNREFFTPPDHLETVFIRHVERAN; encoded by the coding sequence ATGGGTTTTTCTGGTAAGACACAAATGGATAATGGGTTCGATTTAGATTCTAAAAAATGGCTTCTTATAGCTGGAATTCCTTTGATAATTCCACTAAAGCCGATATTTACGAAGTGTGCAGTTACAGTGGTGAAGAAAGAAACTGAAAACGACGACGATGATGGGTGTCGTTCGACGACTCCGACGAGTGAAGAAGCTAGAATTCCTGAAAGACCGTTGTGCCCTCCTGCTCCGAAGAAACGAAAGGCTACGTTGAAGTGTAATTACAGTAATAGAGAGTTTTTTACCCCTCCTGATCACTTGGAAACTGTTTTTATACGCCATGTTGAAAGGGCTAATTAA